In Herbinix luporum, a single window of DNA contains:
- a CDS encoding FliA/WhiG family RNA polymerase sigma factor, protein MDTDNKQKLWEEYSKNKTFELRERIIIEYAGLVKLVAGRLSMYFGYNVEYEDLVSYGIFGLIDAIDKFDYSKGYKFETYASLRIRGAILDQIRKLDWIPRSIRQKKRKLDKAYQTLEARYGRNISDEDLAKELDISLKELEDWQNQTKITNLISLEEFLDQGSEAKTEQYFANTFEQPERIVEQQELKEILAKTLDALTEKEKKVIVLYYYEDLTLKEISKIMGVSESRVSQLHTKALQKMKVKLGVNMDVLTSY, encoded by the coding sequence ATGGATACTGATAACAAGCAGAAACTTTGGGAGGAATATTCCAAGAACAAGACTTTTGAACTTCGAGAAAGAATAATTATTGAATATGCTGGATTGGTTAAGCTTGTTGCAGGTCGCCTTAGTATGTATTTTGGATATAATGTGGAGTATGAAGATTTAGTCAGCTATGGCATTTTTGGTTTAATCGATGCCATTGATAAGTTTGATTATAGTAAAGGTTATAAATTTGAGACTTATGCATCCTTAAGAATTCGTGGGGCAATTTTAGACCAGATACGTAAGTTGGATTGGATTCCCAGAAGCATACGTCAAAAAAAGCGAAAACTAGATAAAGCATATCAAACTCTTGAGGCAAGATATGGCAGAAATATTAGTGATGAAGATTTAGCAAAGGAGCTGGATATTTCTCTAAAAGAATTAGAAGACTGGCAAAATCAAACTAAGATTACAAATCTTATATCCTTAGAAGAATTTTTAGATCAAGGTAGTGAAGCTAAAACTGAACAGTATTTTGCCAATACCTTTGAACAACCGGAAAGAATAGTGGAACAACAAGAGCTTAAGGAAATACTTGCCAAAACATTAGATGCATTAACTGAAAAGGAAAAAAAGGTTATAGTGCTTTACTATTATGAGGACTTGACCTTGAAGGAAATAAGTAAGATCATGGGAGTTTCTGAATCTAGGGTATCACAATTGCATACAAAAGCATTGCAAAAAATGAAAGTAAAATTAGGAGTGAATATGGATGTCCTTACTAGCTATTAA
- a CDS encoding DUF342 domain-containing protein, which yields MRAKNAYFQLTTKEDGTYLKLYSSEPGGQEINYDELRNYLIDKKIYEFDKKALGKALVNLKNETEVKLTSAMLPPQDEAMKVIIDKGGMYAGCRFYPPSNNGKLLTKDDIISNLSSYGVKYGIDETNIVKFLNDRRYCTDYIIAKATPPIQGRDAVVKYHFNTDFTLKPKTNEDGSVDFHQLDIISHCKKGDILASLTPADYGKPGMDVYGKVLPPNKVNNKVLKYGNKVKISEDGLTLYSEVDGHVTLIDGRVFVSDTFEIPKNVDTSTGDIDYDGNVIIKGNVITGFTVKAKGDIEVYGVVEGAYIEAGGHVILRRGMQGMNKGILKAQGNIITKFIENAEVIAGGYINTNSILHSKVSAKGDIIVSGRRGFVTGGMIRSGTLISVKTAGSHMGTNTILEVGVDPKVLDEFRELDKKIATIESEKEKVAKAVETIRKRIQSGADINYDRLDKLKKLTQTSLILNAQLKEVKSKYDILKLEIEANEQGMISISDTVYPGTKIVISNTIYHVKEKIHNSKFIRDRADIKVIPLY from the coding sequence ATGAGGGCTAAAAATGCTTATTTCCAATTGACAACAAAAGAAGATGGAACATATTTGAAACTTTATAGTTCTGAACCTGGTGGACAGGAAATAAATTACGATGAATTGAGGAACTATTTAATAGATAAAAAAATATACGAGTTTGATAAAAAAGCTTTAGGAAAGGCTCTTGTAAACTTAAAAAATGAGACTGAAGTAAAGCTGACATCAGCCATGCTTCCTCCTCAGGATGAGGCAATGAAAGTTATAATTGATAAGGGAGGAATGTATGCAGGATGTAGGTTTTATCCTCCCAGTAATAATGGAAAGCTTCTAACAAAAGATGATATTATATCCAACTTGTCCAGTTATGGAGTTAAATATGGAATTGATGAGACCAACATTGTAAAATTCCTAAATGATCGCAGATACTGCACCGATTATATTATTGCTAAAGCCACCCCTCCTATACAAGGCCGTGACGCTGTTGTTAAATATCACTTTAATACGGATTTTACCTTGAAACCTAAGACAAATGAAGATGGTTCAGTTGACTTTCATCAACTAGATATTATTAGTCATTGTAAAAAAGGAGATATTCTTGCCAGCTTAACACCTGCAGATTATGGAAAACCCGGAATGGATGTATATGGAAAAGTCTTGCCACCTAATAAGGTTAATAATAAGGTACTTAAGTATGGTAATAAGGTTAAAATATCTGAGGACGGCCTAACCCTATACTCAGAGGTTGACGGTCATGTTACTTTAATAGATGGTAGGGTTTTTGTATCTGATACCTTTGAAATACCTAAAAATGTTGATACATCCACCGGCGATATAGATTATGACGGTAATGTAATTATAAAAGGTAATGTTATTACAGGATTTACTGTTAAAGCCAAAGGTGATATTGAAGTTTATGGCGTAGTAGAAGGGGCCTATATTGAGGCAGGGGGCCATGTTATCTTAAGACGGGGCATGCAGGGAATGAATAAAGGTATTTTAAAAGCCCAAGGTAATATTATAACAAAGTTTATTGAAAATGCTGAGGTAATAGCCGGAGGTTATATAAATACTAACTCCATCTTACATAGTAAAGTATCGGCAAAAGGAGATATTATCGTATCCGGAAGAAGGGGATTTGTAACCGGCGGTATGATCCGGTCTGGAACTTTAATATCTGTAAAAACAGCCGGTTCTCATATGGGGACAAATACAATACTGGAGGTTGGAGTTGATCCTAAAGTTTTGGATGAATTTAGGGAACTGGATAAAAAAATAGCTACTATTGAATCGGAGAAGGAAAAGGTTGCCAAGGCTGTTGAAACTATACGAAAAAGAATACAATCCGGTGCGGACATTAATTATGATAGATTAGACAAGCTCAAAAAATTAACTCAGACCAGCCTTATATTAAATGCTCAGCTTAAGGAAGTAAAATCCAAATATGATATTCTTAAGTTAGAGATAGAGGCTAATGAGCAGGGAATGATTAGTATTTCCGACACTGTATATCCCGGAACCAAAATAGTAATATCAAATACTATATATCACGTTAAAGAAAAAATTCATAATAGTAAGTTTATCCGTGATAGAGCAGATATAAAAGTAATACCATTATATTAA
- the cheB gene encoding chemotaxis-specific protein-glutamate methyltransferase CheB — MKEKNILIIDDSALMRRVLSDIIKSDKRFKVLGAAINGLDGLNMLQENVDKVDAVLLDINMPLMNGIEMLTEMKKQNIETRVIVVSAITTKDAKETILALELGAFDFITKPESLETLKSDEFSMQLLDCLAVATEFMPAQILSQTTSEKEEPPLKHTSKPVTKVGVKKLVTIACSTGGPKALHTILPKIPKQLDAGVLIVQHMPEGFTKSLAERLNSLCQIPVKEAEDNEVIQKGWVYIAKGGRQLRVVKDKEGNHRISLSLEAPRKGLLPCADVMFESLVNTDYDEITCVVLTGMGSDGSDGITTLSNKKRIHVIAQDSKTSVVYGMPKMIKKTGLVNEVVPLQEVSDAIIKNVGVY, encoded by the coding sequence ATGAAGGAAAAGAATATTTTAATAATAGATGACTCTGCACTCATGAGAAGGGTGCTATCTGATATAATTAAATCAGATAAAAGATTTAAAGTTTTAGGAGCAGCAATTAACGGCCTTGATGGTTTAAATATGCTTCAAGAAAATGTGGATAAAGTAGATGCAGTTCTTTTAGACATTAATATGCCGCTGATGAATGGTATAGAAATGCTGACAGAAATGAAAAAACAAAATATTGAAACAAGAGTAATTGTAGTAAGTGCTATTACAACCAAGGATGCAAAGGAAACCATACTTGCTCTTGAGTTGGGAGCCTTTGATTTTATTACAAAGCCTGAAAGCTTGGAGACACTTAAAAGTGATGAGTTTTCTATGCAGCTTCTTGATTGTCTTGCTGTGGCTACAGAGTTTATGCCGGCTCAAATACTAAGTCAAACAACATCTGAAAAGGAAGAGCCGCCCTTAAAACATACTTCAAAGCCAGTAACTAAAGTCGGTGTTAAAAAGTTAGTAACTATTGCATGTTCTACTGGCGGACCTAAAGCACTTCATACTATCCTTCCTAAGATTCCTAAGCAATTGGATGCAGGAGTCCTTATTGTTCAACATATGCCAGAGGGGTTTACTAAATCCTTGGCGGAAAGACTAAATTCCCTATGCCAGATTCCTGTAAAAGAAGCAGAGGATAATGAAGTAATACAGAAGGGATGGGTATATATAGCCAAAGGAGGCAGACAGCTGAGGGTTGTTAAGGATAAAGAAGGAAATCATCGGATTAGTCTGTCACTGGAAGCACCTAGAAAAGGACTGTTGCCCTGTGCAGATGTGATGTTTGAATCCCTAGTAAATACTGATTATGATGAAATCACCTGTGTTGTACTTACCGGTATGGGGAGTGATGGTTCCGATGGAATTACAACACTAAGTAACAAAAAAAGAATTCATGTGATAGCTCAGGACAGTAAAACAAGTGTTGTATATGGAATGCCAAAGATGATAAAGAAAACAGGGCTTGTAAATGAAGTTGTACCGCTTCAAGAGGTTTCAGATGCTATCATAAAGAATGTGGGGGTGTACTAA
- the tsf gene encoding translation elongation factor Ts: MNITASMVKELREMTGAGMMDCKKALSETGGDMDKAVEFLREKGLAAAEKKAGRIAAEGVIDTNVSEDGKVASIVEVNSETDFVAKNDKFKEYVAAVAAQAAKTNASNIDEFLEEKWELDPTKTVKEELSSMIAIIGENMNIRRFEKLVSENGFITSYIHGGGRIGILVELESDVVNEEVKEAGKNIAMQIAAMSPKYISRNDVAEDFIAHEKEIIKAQIKNDPANASKPENIIEKMIEGRLNKELKEICLLDQVYVKDGDMNVAKYLESVSKQVGTTITVKHFVRFETGEGLEKKTEDFAAEVAKQMGL, encoded by the coding sequence ATGAATATAACAGCTAGTATGGTAAAAGAGTTAAGAGAAATGACCGGTGCAGGTATGATGGATTGTAAAAAAGCACTATCAGAGACTGGCGGCGATATGGACAAAGCTGTTGAGTTTTTAAGAGAAAAGGGTCTTGCTGCTGCAGAGAAGAAGGCAGGAAGAATTGCTGCAGAAGGTGTTATTGATACAAATGTTAGCGAGGACGGAAAAGTTGCTTCTATCGTAGAAGTAAACAGTGAAACAGACTTTGTAGCTAAGAACGATAAGTTTAAAGAATATGTTGCGGCTGTTGCTGCTCAGGCAGCTAAGACAAATGCTTCAAATATTGATGAATTTCTTGAAGAAAAGTGGGAATTAGATCCTACTAAGACTGTTAAGGAAGAGCTTTCTTCTATGATAGCTATTATCGGTGAGAATATGAATATCAGAAGATTCGAAAAGCTTGTTTCTGAGAACGGATTTATAACTTCCTATATTCATGGGGGCGGCAGAATTGGTATATTAGTAGAGCTAGAATCTGATGTGGTAAATGAGGAAGTTAAAGAAGCTGGTAAAAACATAGCTATGCAGATTGCAGCTATGTCACCTAAATATATTAGCAGAAATGATGTTGCAGAAGATTTTATTGCCCATGAGAAAGAAATTATAAAGGCTCAAATAAAGAATGATCCTGCTAATGCAAGCAAGCCTGAGAATATTATTGAGAAGATGATTGAAGGCAGACTTAATAAAGAACTAAAGGAAATCTGCTTACTAGACCAGGTATATGTTAAAGATGGAGATATGAACGTTGCTAAGTATCTTGAGTCTGTATCTAAGCAAGTAGGTACCACAATCACCGTAAAACATTTTGTACGTTTTGAAACAGGTGAAGGCCTTGAGAAGAAAACAGAAGATTTCGCTGCTGAAGTAGCTAAACAGATGGGACTGTAG
- a CDS encoding chemotaxis protein CheC, which yields MSDIDLNKMNNMQYDVLREIGNIGAGNATTALSQMINSRIEMKVPKVEILEFSEIAEIVGGPEKIVVGILFTLGGDIDGMMIFMTDKPASMHMVNILLGNQKQTKIADDYEFNEMELSALSEIGNIIAGAYLSSLSTLTNLKILPSIPYLAIDMAGAILSVPAIEFGKIGDKGLLIETEFGDKDKAVNGYFILIPSLDSYAAILKSLEL from the coding sequence GTGTCAGATATTGATTTAAATAAAATGAATAATATGCAGTATGATGTGCTACGAGAAATTGGTAATATAGGTGCCGGAAATGCAACTACAGCACTTTCCCAAATGATTAACTCCAGGATTGAGATGAAGGTACCTAAAGTAGAAATATTAGAGTTTAGTGAAATAGCTGAAATTGTCGGTGGACCAGAAAAAATTGTTGTGGGTATCTTATTTACCCTTGGTGGAGATATAGATGGAATGATGATTTTCATGACGGATAAACCGGCTTCCATGCACATGGTTAATATTCTTCTTGGAAATCAGAAGCAAACTAAAATTGCTGATGACTATGAATTTAATGAGATGGAGTTGTCAGCCCTTAGTGAAATCGGTAATATAATAGCCGGTGCTTATTTGTCATCTTTATCTACCCTAACTAATTTAAAGATACTCCCCAGCATACCTTATTTGGCAATTGATATGGCAGGTGCCATACTTAGTGTACCGGCCATTGAGTTTGGAAAAATCGGGGACAAGGGCCTTTTGATTGAAACTGAATTTGGTGATAAGGATAAGGCGGTAAACGGTTATTTTATCCTTATCCCATCATTGGATTCATATGCAGCCATACTAAAATCTTTGGAGTTATAG
- a CDS encoding chemotaxis protein CheA: protein MDVSQYLEIFIEETKEHLQSLNEHILILEKEPENEETINEIFRAAHSLKGMSGTMGYKKMQRLTHDMENVFSEIRNGKMKATSELVDILFKGIDVLEAYLENVQTDGTEGDLECDDLIKALNQILVSGTSKADTSSEQSSKQSSEQKKKKDETKVAATEVSTKSSVGEKHKYKSVKLEDHEKKAIAKATSLNLNVIGMTIYIQEYCVLKGARAFMVNRTIEEYGEIIKLNPSAEDLEDEKYDFDYSAFVITKRTPEEMIKFIMGVSEVKEVVAGYIKLEEAELKSYLDILKQEELNISLPKLAKEQKGLQTGSPVRQKKPAKPIANRSVRVDIEKLDVLMNLASELIIVKNSLVSSSSDLQHQLDLAFYDNIEYLERISTNLHESVMKVRMVPIESVVNRFPRMVRDLSKKLDKQMELYMDGEDTELDRTVIDEIGDPLMHLIRNAADHGLERSEEREKLGKNPVGSIFLDAYQAGNNVIIEVRDDGRGIDVDKIKEKAIARGVVSEEQAAKMSDKEIIDILFMPSFSTSKEVTDISGRGVGLDVVKTKIEALGGDIEARTKLGEGSNFIIRLPLTLAIMQALMVKLSSEKYALPLGNIQTVENVDRTDIKTVSGKEVLYLRGDVIPIIRLADVLDCKKSEEEEDQVLVVVVKKGEKLAGMVVDELIGQQEIVIKSIGEYINNHKVISGATILGNGEVALILDVNPLI, encoded by the coding sequence ATGGACGTAAGTCAATATCTTGAGATTTTCATCGAAGAAACAAAGGAACACTTGCAAAGTCTAAATGAACATATCTTGATTTTGGAAAAAGAGCCTGAAAATGAAGAAACCATCAATGAAATATTCCGTGCAGCCCATTCCTTAAAAGGAATGTCAGGAACCATGGGTTACAAAAAGATGCAGCGGTTAACCCATGATATGGAAAATGTATTTTCAGAAATCCGAAATGGCAAGATGAAAGCGACATCAGAATTAGTTGATATTTTATTTAAAGGAATAGATGTATTAGAAGCTTATCTAGAAAATGTTCAAACAGACGGTACTGAAGGGGATTTAGAGTGCGATGATTTAATCAAAGCCTTGAACCAGATTTTAGTAAGCGGTACAAGCAAAGCCGATACATCATCCGAACAATCATCCAAACAATCATCCGAACAGAAAAAGAAAAAGGACGAAACAAAGGTTGCAGCTACGGAAGTATCGACAAAATCCTCAGTCGGTGAAAAACATAAATACAAATCAGTAAAGTTAGAAGATCATGAGAAAAAGGCAATTGCAAAAGCCACCTCTCTAAATTTAAACGTAATAGGTATGACTATATACATACAGGAATACTGTGTTCTTAAGGGTGCCAGAGCCTTTATGGTAAATAGAACCATAGAGGAATATGGAGAGATAATAAAATTAAATCCTAGTGCCGAGGATTTAGAAGATGAAAAGTATGATTTTGATTACTCGGCTTTTGTGATTACCAAGAGGACTCCCGAAGAAATGATTAAATTCATAATGGGTGTTTCTGAGGTTAAAGAAGTAGTTGCCGGTTATATAAAATTAGAAGAAGCTGAGTTAAAATCTTATCTTGATATTCTAAAACAAGAAGAGCTAAATATATCTTTACCTAAACTAGCTAAGGAGCAAAAAGGATTGCAGACCGGCAGCCCTGTAAGGCAGAAAAAGCCTGCTAAGCCCATTGCTAATCGTTCAGTACGTGTGGATATTGAAAAATTAGATGTTTTAATGAATCTGGCAAGTGAGCTGATTATTGTTAAAAACAGTTTGGTATCCTCTAGCAGTGATTTACAACATCAATTAGATCTTGCATTTTATGATAACATTGAATATCTTGAGAGGATTTCCACAAATCTTCACGAATCTGTAATGAAGGTTAGAATGGTTCCTATTGAAAGTGTAGTAAACCGCTTCCCAAGAATGGTTCGTGATTTATCCAAAAAATTGGACAAGCAGATGGAACTTTATATGGACGGGGAAGATACTGAACTAGACCGTACAGTTATAGATGAAATTGGCGATCCCCTTATGCATTTGATTCGTAATGCCGCTGACCATGGCCTAGAGAGAAGTGAGGAAAGGGAAAAGCTGGGTAAAAACCCTGTGGGATCTATATTCTTAGACGCTTATCAAGCGGGCAATAATGTTATTATTGAAGTAAGAGATGACGGACGGGGAATTGATGTAGATAAAATTAAAGAAAAAGCAATTGCTAGGGGTGTTGTTTCTGAAGAACAAGCAGCTAAAATGTCAGATAAGGAAATTATAGATATCTTGTTTATGCCTAGCTTCTCTACTTCTAAAGAGGTTACTGACATCTCCGGAAGAGGCGTAGGTCTTGATGTGGTTAAAACTAAAATCGAAGCTCTTGGTGGCGATATAGAGGCAAGAACAAAGTTAGGAGAAGGTTCAAACTTTATTATTAGACTTCCGCTTACTTTGGCAATTATGCAAGCTTTGATGGTAAAATTATCATCGGAAAAATATGCGTTACCTCTTGGAAATATACAGACTGTGGAAAATGTAGATAGAACAGATATAAAGACAGTTTCCGGAAAAGAAGTTCTATATCTTAGAGGTGATGTAATACCTATTATCCGTCTGGCTGATGTTTTAGATTGCAAAAAGAGTGAAGAAGAAGAAGACCAGGTTCTTGTAGTAGTAGTTAAAAAGGGCGAGAAACTGGCAGGTATGGTTGTTGACGAGCTTATAGGACAACAGGAAATTGTTATAAAATCTATAGGTGAGTATATTAATAATCATAAAGTTATCAGCGGTGCAACCATACTCGGTAACGGTGAAGTAGCATTAATACTGGATGTTAATCCGTTAATATAG
- a CDS encoding chemotaxis protein CheW: protein MGDVSSKQYIDVRLGSNLYGIDIKYIDNIIVMHNITRVPKSQPYFLGVINLRGEIIPIMSLRRKLGLEDDEFTESTRIMIIKPEPSAAPVGLIVDEVNEVITLEEENIEKFNYTDETKADYSEGIGKHGDDLINILNILELIYEKNE from the coding sequence ATGGGAGATGTTAGTTCAAAGCAATATATTGATGTCAGACTGGGAAGTAATTTATATGGTATAGATATAAAATATATTGATAATATTATTGTAATGCATAATATTACCAGGGTGCCTAAATCACAGCCATATTTTCTTGGTGTAATTAACTTAAGGGGAGAGATAATTCCCATTATGAGCTTAAGAAGAAAACTGGGGCTAGAAGATGATGAATTTACTGAAAGTACTAGAATTATGATTATTAAGCCCGAGCCTTCTGCAGCCCCTGTAGGACTTATTGTTGATGAGGTAAATGAGGTTATAACTCTTGAAGAAGAGAATATAGAAAAGTTTAATTATACTGACGAGACTAAGGCCGATTATAGTGAAGGCATAGGTAAACATGGGGATGATTTAATAAATATATTAAATATACTTGAATTAATTTATGAAAAGAATGAATAA
- a CDS encoding flagellar brake protein: MLSEIVQVGDKIEIKQLDHNGELINNLKVYVSQLVDYIDDEKISIAAPIKNGRIILLEKGSNYRLYFYTAKGLYQTTCTLIQTYRENNMIISLVKLNSDLEKIQRRQYYRLECIHDIDYRLISEEEIRLEEKLSQGNYASEDEKIDIKNRLNKLNNEWVHGIITDISGGGCRFNSEQELKAGDRVRIRFNYILMGQLKELDIISHIIASQKIMGQIRTYEHRAEFYTISNKEREDLIKYIFEQERKRMRFDKK; the protein is encoded by the coding sequence ATGCTTAGTGAGATTGTACAAGTTGGAGATAAAATTGAAATAAAACAATTGGATCATAATGGAGAATTAATTAATAATTTAAAAGTGTATGTGAGCCAGTTAGTAGATTATATAGATGATGAGAAAATAAGCATAGCAGCTCCTATAAAGAATGGAAGGATAATACTTTTAGAAAAGGGGTCAAATTATAGACTTTATTTTTACACCGCTAAAGGTCTGTATCAAACAACTTGTACTTTGATACAGACATATCGGGAAAATAATATGATAATATCTTTAGTAAAGCTAAACTCTGATTTGGAAAAAATACAAAGAAGGCAGTATTACCGCCTTGAATGTATTCATGATATTGATTATAGGCTTATAAGTGAAGAAGAAATAAGACTTGAAGAAAAACTTAGTCAAGGAAATTATGCCAGTGAGGATGAAAAAATAGATATAAAAAATAGATTGAATAAGTTAAATAATGAGTGGGTTCATGGTATCATAACTGATATTAGTGGGGGAGGTTGCAGGTTTAATTCTGAACAAGAGTTAAAAGCAGGGGACAGAGTTAGGATAAGATTTAATTATATATTAATGGGCCAGTTAAAAGAACTAGATATTATTTCACATATAATTGCCTCACAAAAAATAATGGGGCAAATTAGGACATATGAGCATAGGGCTGAATTTTATACAATAAGTAATAAAGAGAGGGAGGATTTAATAAAATACATATTTGAACAAGAACGAAAACGTATGAGATTCGATAAGAAATAA
- a CDS encoding DUF6115 domain-containing protein: MDLLEIVMLLIGILMIILSCTLIKEPEKKGETGSYEINTKDNIFSQKEFDQIKQHHTDKLSLISEEIIEKTEDYLNKLSNEKIMAVSEYSDQILDKINRNHEEVIFLYNMLNNKEKEMKETAIRETVSSKKSDVEEKKVPVKAKKKQVSQGEDSRPVSLNNTEILELYSKGKSIMDISRQLGVGQGEVKLIIDLFKDK; the protein is encoded by the coding sequence ATGGATCTATTAGAAATCGTAATGTTACTTATAGGAATACTTATGATTATTTTAAGTTGCACCTTAATTAAAGAACCAGAAAAAAAAGGGGAAACAGGTTCCTATGAGATAAATACCAAGGATAATATATTTAGTCAGAAAGAATTCGACCAGATCAAACAGCATCATACCGATAAATTATCCTTAATAAGCGAAGAGATTATTGAAAAGACTGAAGATTATCTAAATAAGCTGTCTAATGAAAAGATTATGGCAGTCAGTGAATATTCAGATCAGATTCTTGATAAAATTAATCGAAATCATGAAGAAGTAATATTTCTTTATAATATGCTTAATAATAAGGAAAAAGAGATGAAGGAAACAGCAATAAGGGAAACAGTCAGCAGCAAAAAAAGCGATGTAGAAGAAAAAAAAGTTCCTGTAAAGGCAAAGAAAAAGCAGGTATCACAAGGTGAAGATAGCCGGCCTGTTTCTCTTAATAACACAGAGATTTTAGAGCTTTATTCTAAAGGCAAATCCATCATGGATATTTCTAGGCAGCTGGGAGTAGGTCAAGGAGAGGTTAAGCTTATAATTGACCTGTTTAAAGATAAATAA
- the rpsB gene encoding 30S ribosomal protein S2 gives MSIISMKQLLEAGVHFGHQTRRWNPKMAEYIYTERNGIYIIDLQKSVVKVDEAYAAIKQIVADGGTILFVGTKKQAQDAIKAEAERCGMYYVNERWLGGMLTNFKTIKSRIDRLREIEKMAEDGTFDILPKKEVIQIKKEWEKLEKNLGGIKNMKKLPDAIFVVDPKKERICVQEAHTLGIPLIGIADTNCDPEELDYVIPGNDDAIRAVKLIVSKMADAVIEANQGVQLTDTTEEAEEASAELEANKDAEEVVEAVTE, from the coding sequence ATGAGTATTATTTCAATGAAGCAATTATTAGAAGCTGGTGTACATTTTGGACATCAGACAAGAAGATGGAATCCTAAAATGGCGGAGTACATCTACACAGAGAGAAACGGAATCTACATCATTGACTTACAAAAGTCAGTTGTTAAAGTAGATGAGGCTTATGCAGCTATTAAACAGATTGTAGCAGATGGCGGAACAATTCTCTTTGTAGGTACAAAGAAGCAGGCACAGGATGCTATTAAAGCAGAAGCAGAGCGCTGCGGTATGTACTATGTAAATGAAAGATGGTTAGGTGGTATGTTAACCAACTTTAAGACCATCAAGAGTAGAATTGACAGATTAAGAGAAATTGAAAAAATGGCTGAAGACGGTACATTTGATATCCTTCCTAAGAAGGAAGTTATTCAGATAAAGAAAGAATGGGAAAAGCTTGAGAAGAACCTTGGCGGTATCAAGAACATGAAGAAACTTCCCGATGCTATATTCGTAGTAGATCCTAAGAAGGAAAGAATCTGTGTTCAGGAAGCACATACCCTTGGAATTCCTCTAATCGGTATCGCAGATACTAACTGTGATCCTGAAGAGCTTGATTATGTAATCCCTGGTAATGACGATGCAATTCGTGCAGTTAAGTTAATAGTTTCTAAGATGGCTGATGCTGTTATTGAAGCTAATCAGGGAGTACAACTAACAGATACAACTGAAGAAGCTGAAGAAGCATCTGCTGAATTAGAAGCTAATAAGGATGCTGAAGAAGTAGTAGAAGCAGTTACAGAATAA
- a CDS encoding chemotaxis protein CheD, translating to MNNNMIKVGMADANVCVPPNTITTLGLGSCVGIVLYDPVKKIAGLAHIMLPDSTKIMNNSNKYKFADTAIDALIIEMEKIGADKRSLIAKIAGGAQMFSFGNNVDMMRIGDRNVEATRDRLYKLGIPILAEDTGSNYGRTIEFNPKTGLLHIKSVGMKEKII from the coding sequence ATGAACAACAATATGATAAAAGTAGGCATGGCTGATGCCAATGTATGTGTTCCACCGAATACAATTACGACTCTAGGACTGGGTTCCTGTGTAGGTATTGTTTTATATGATCCGGTTAAGAAAATTGCAGGATTGGCACACATCATGCTACCAGATAGTACAAAAATAATGAATAATTCTAATAAATATAAATTTGCTGATACAGCTATAGATGCCCTTATTATAGAAATGGAAAAAATAGGTGCAGACAAAAGAAGTTTAATTGCAAAAATCGCTGGAGGAGCACAGATGTTCAGCTTTGGTAACAATGTAGACATGATGCGAATAGGCGATAGAAATGTAGAAGCTACGAGAGACAGACTGTATAAATTGGGGATTCCAATTCTTGCAGAGGATACAGGTTCCAATTATGGTAGAACTATAGAATTTAATCCCAAAACAGGTTTACTACACATCAAATCTGTTGGCATGAAGGAAAAAATCATTTAA